In the genome of Drosophila subpulchrella strain 33 F10 #4 breed RU33 chromosome 2L, RU_Dsub_v1.1 Primary Assembly, whole genome shotgun sequence, one region contains:
- the LOC119548346 gene encoding voltage-dependent calcium channel type D subunit alpha-1 isoform X2 produces MNTGDRKEQASLTPQQQQSPQQPEQQQPITRHDALDSSSANNRLNHKQNNDKDRDTTSDKNWEAAGRDLLPASVVIVDESCASKSQKQPIESRSGATTSSQRRRQLQFQRQKEAKLYDRGDGERERERERERDREREREPSTSTSNSTSTSTTATTTVMGGGELVNCIAYDDNTLVIERKPSPTSPSTSRRYLKAETPTRGSRKYNRKSSSSVKSDLEVVVVKPEHHHQHRSPTITLPVPANPLTTSASAGTSPTGAALGSGLGTASGTVLQQSCSALEPLEDPDQPSGTTRRRPTSTELALSNVTSQIVNNTTYKLDFKQRRHKSINGGGGGEPTSAGSRSGSLTGLATGSAISPGAGPSTSATSGKRRKSSCTSCGGGGISAPPSRLTPEEAWQLQPQNSVTSAGSTNSSFSGGCDEDSSYSAVGGDSSSSNSCNCDLTGDNSTLHGFGVGDISSFIGDCDEGEFEDGDDDRTNKDLSSQTLRTAAIVAAVAAAAKEQAQEHSLADCESFSDRRQDADEGVRIIQDSGGGNNDSLEDVGEVDDNADVVVRKNSRNRPSIRRTCRITEEDDDDDADYGDQDIDREDQELDDEEPEGTTIDIDEQEQQDQGESAEEGDEDDDEDVDEYFEEEEDDTQAFSPFYSSSAELIDNFGGGAGKFFNIMDFERGAAGGGGFSPNGGPGSGDASRAARYDSGEGDLGGGNNIMGIDSMAIANIPETMNGTTIGPSGAGGQKAGAAAAAAGQKRQQRRGKPQPDRPQRALFCLSLKNPLRALCIRIVEWKPFEFLILLTIFANCIALAVYTPYPGSDSNVTNLTLEKVEYIFLVIFTSECVMKILAYGFVLHNGAYLRNGWNLLDFTIVVIGAISTALSHLMKDAFDVKALRAFRVLRPLRLVSGVPSLQVVLNSILKAMVPLFHIALLVIFVIIIYAIIGLELFSGKLHKACRNEITGEYEDEIRPCGVGYSCPPGFKCYGGWDGPNFGITNFDNFGLAMLTVFQCVTLEGWTDVLYSIQDSMGSDWQWMYFISMVILGAFFVMNLILGVLSGEFSKERNKAKNRGDFQKLREKQQIEEDLRGYLDWITQAEDIEPDAVGGLISDGKGKQPNETDSAENLGEETPEVQLTESRWRKMKKDFDRVNRRMRRACRKAVKSQAFYWLIIVLVFLNTGVLATEHYGQLDWLDRFQEYTNMFFIGLFTCEMLLKMYSLGFQGYFVSLFNRFDCFVVIGSITETLLTNTGMMPPLGVSVLRCVRLLRVFKVTKYWRSLSNLVASLLNSIQSIASLLLLLFLFIVIFALLGMQVFGGKFNSKPNEEKYRMNFDCFWQALLTVFQIMTGEDWNTVMYEGIKAYGGVSSYGALACIYFIILFICGNYILLNVFLAIAVDNLADADSLSDVEKEEEPHDESAQKRSHSPTPTIDGMDDHLSIDIDMEQQELDDEDKMDHETLSDEEVREMCEEEEEDSNSEVSARVTARPRRLSEVSMKKTKKPIPRGSAFFIFSYTNRFRVFCHWLCNHGNFGNIILCCIMFSSAMLAAENPLRANDELNKVLNKFDYFFTAVFTIELILKLISYGFVLHDGAFCRSAFNLLDLLVVCVSLISLVSSSNAISVVKILRVLRVLRPLRAINRAKGLKHVVQCVIVAVKTIGNIVLVTCLLQFMFAVIGVQLFKGKFFKCSDGSKMKQEDCYGTYLVYEEGDVHKPRLKEREWSNNRFHFDDVAKGMLTLFTVSTFEGWPGLLYVSIDSNEENGGPIHNFRPIVAAYYIIYIIIIAFFMVNIFVGFVIVTFQNEGEQEYKNCDLDKNQRNCIEFALKAKPVRRYIPKHGIQYKVWWFVTSSSFEYTIFILIMINTVTLAMKFYNQPLWYTELLDALNMIFTAVFALEFVFKLAAFRFKNYFGDAWNVFDFIIVLGSFIDIVYSEIKSKDASQKPECDIVEDCKATKKSAGSNLISINFFRLFRVMRLVKLLSKGEGIRTLLWTFIKSFQALPYVALLIVLLFFIYAVVGMQVFGKIALDGGNSITENNNFQTFQQAVLVLFRSATGEAWQDIMMSCSAQPDVKCDMESDTPGDACGSSIAYPYFISFYVLCSFLIINLFVAVIMDNFDYLTRDWSILGPHHLDEFIRLWSEYDPDAKGRIKHLDVVTLLRKISPPLGFGKLCPHRMACKRLVSMNMPLNSDGTVLFNATLFAVVRTSLSIKTDGNIDDANSELRATIKQIWKRTNPKLLDQVVPPPGNDDEVTVGKFYATYLIQDYFRRFKKRKEQEGKEGHPDSNTVTLQAGLRTLHEVSPALKRAISGNLDELDQEPEPMHRRHHTLFGSVWSSIRRHGNGTFRRSAKATASQSNGALAIGGSASAAMGVGGSTMVLGSGDPAGGDYLYDTLNRSVADGVNNITRNIMQARLAAAGKLQDELQGTGSGGELRTFGESISMRPLAKNGGGAATVAGTLPPEANAINYDNRNRGILLHPYNNVYAPNGAIPGHERMIQSTPASPYDQRRLPTSSDMNGLAESLIGGVLAAEGLGKYCDSEFVGTAAREMREALDMTPEEMNLAAHQILSNEHSLSLIGSSNGSIFGGSASGLVGAGGGMGGGSSIRNAFGGSGSGPSSLSPQHQPYSGTLNSPPIPDNRLRRVATVTTTNNNNKSQLSQNNSSSLNGRANANSQMNQMNQMSPSAQQMQQQSPQRGQGNQAFSS; encoded by the exons ACTAAATCATAAACAAAATAACGATAAGGATAGGGATACAACTAGCGATAAGAATTGGGAGGCGGCGGGCAGAGATTTATTGCCGGCCAGTGTTGTCATCGTCGATGAATCATGTGCCTCGAAAAGTCAGAAGCAACCCATAGAGTCGAGAAGTGGGGCCACCACCTCATCGCAACGCCGCCGGCAATTGCAATTCCAGAGACAAAAGGAGGCCAAACTTTATGACCGTGGCGATGGGGAACGGGAACGAGAACGGGAACGGGAACGGGATCGGGAACGTGAAAGGGAACCCTCGACCTCGACCTCCAACTCCACCTCAACCTCCACCACCGCCACAACCACTGTGATGGGTGGAGGGGAGCTGGTGAACTGTATTGCCTACGATGACAACACCCTGGTCATCGAGAGGAAGCCCTCGCCCACCTCCCCGTCCACCTCCCGACGTTATCTGAAGGCCGAAACTCCGACGCGTGGCAGTCGAAAGTATAATCGCAAGTCATCGTCATCGGTCAAAAGTGATTTGGAAGTGGTCGTTGTCAAGCCGgaacatcatcatcagcatcgATCTCCGACCATAACGCTTCCGGTACCCGCTAACCCACTAACCACATCAGCATCTGCGGGCACTTCGCCCACGGGCGCGGCATTGGGATCTGGATTGGGAACCGCTTCGGGCACGGTGCTGCAACAAAG CTGCAGTGCCCTCGAACCGCTCGAGGATCCGGACCAACCCAGTGGGACCACCAGGAGGCGACCCACCAGCACCGAGCTCGCCCTCAGCAACGTCACCAGCCAGATTGTGAACAACACCACCTACAAGTTAGACTTCAAACAGCGCCGGCACAAAAGCATCaacggtggtggtggtggtgagCCAACGTCAGCGGGATCAAGATCGGGATCCTTGACGGGCTTAGCCACAGGATCGGCGATCAGCCCGGGAGCAGGACCCTCTACGTCTGCCACCAGCGGTAAGCGTCGCAAATCGAGTTGCACATCCTGCGGCGGTGGTGGTATCAGTGCCCCGCCCTCAAGACTAACGCCCGAGGAGGCGTGGCAGCTGCAGCCGCAGAACAGCGTGACCAGTGCGGGCAGCACAAATAGTAGTTTCAGTGGCGGCTGCGACGAGGACAGTAGTTACAGTGCCGTCGGTggcgacagcagcagcagcaatagtTGCAACTGCGATTTAACCGGTGATAATAGTACGCTGCATGGTTTTGGCGTTGGTGACATAAGCAGTTTTATCGGCGATTGTGACGAGGGTGAATTCGAGGACGGGGACGACGATCGCACCAACAAGGATCTCAGTTCGCAAACATTGCGCACAGCGGCCATTGTAGCCGCAGTTGCAGCCGCAGCCAAGGAACAGGCCCAGGAGCATTCGCTAGCCGATTGCGAGAGCTTCAGCGATCGCCGGCAGGATGCCGATGAGGGTGTCCGCATCATCCAGGATAGCGGCGGCGGCAACAACGACTCACTCGAGGACGTCGGCGAGGTGGACGACAACGCCGACGTTGTTGTGAGGAAGAACTCGAGGAATCGCCCCTCGATCAGAAGGACATGCAGGATCACCGAGgaggacgacgacgacgacgcgGACTACGGTGATCAGGATATCGATCGAGAGGATCAAGAGCTAGACGACGAGGAGCCCGAGGGCACCACCATTGACATTGATGAACAGGAACAGCAGGATCAAGGGGAATCCGCTGAAGAGGGCGACGAGGACGACGACGAGGACGTCGACGAGTATttcgaggaggaggaggacgacaCCCAGGCCTTTTCACCATTCTACTCCAGTTCCGCGGAGCTAATAGACAATTTCGGTGGCGGTGCTGGGAAGTTCTTCAACATAATGGACTTCGAACGCGGAGCCGCCGGCGGAGGTGGCTTCTCGCCAAACGGCGGTCCTGGCAGCGGCGATGCCTCCCGGGCGGCGAGATACGACTCAGGGGAGGGGGATCTGGGCGGCGGCAACAATATCATGG GCATCGATTCTATGGCCATCGCAAACATTCCGGAAACCATGAACGGCACCACAATCGGACCAAGTGGAGCAGGTGGCCAAAAAGCTGGGGCAGCTGCAGCTGCCGCTGGCCAAAAGAGACAGCAGCGGCGGGGCAAGCCGCAACCAGATAGACCACAACGAGCCCTGTTTTGCCTAAGCCTCAAGAATCCCTTGCGAGCTTTGTGCATTCGCATTGTGGAGTGGAA ACCATTTGAGTTCCTTATTTTGTTAACCATTTTTGCCAATTGTATTGCCTTGGCCGTATACACGCCTTATCCGGGCAGCGATTCGAACGTAACGAATCTAACTTTG GAAAAAGTTGAATATATATTCCTAGTAATATTCACATCGGAATGTGTTATGAAAATTTTAGCATATGGTTTTGTGTTACATAATGGTGCATATCTAAGAAATGGATGGAATTTATTAGATTTTACAATTGTAGTTATAGG AGCGATAAGTACTGCACTCTCCCATCTGATGAAGGACGCCTTCGATGTGAAGGCCCTACGTGCCTTTCGTGTGCTACGTCCACTGCGACTTGTATCGGGTGTACCAA GTCTACAGGTTGTGCtgaattcaattttaaagGCCATGGTGCCACTGTTTCACATTGCACTCCTGGTCATATTCGTTATCATAATCTATGCGATCATTGGCCTAGAGCTCTTCTCTGGCAAATTGCACAAGGCGTGCCGCAATGAGATCACAG GTGAATACGAGGATGAAATTCGACCCTGTGGAGTAGGATATTCATGTCCACCGGGCTTCAAGTGCTATGGCGGCTGGGATGGACCAAATTTCGGCATTACCAACTTCGACAACTTTGGCTTGGCCATGTTGACGGTATTCCAGTGCGTAACCCTCGAGGGCTGGACCGATGTTCTATATAGC ATCCAAGATTCAATGGGCAGCGATTGGCAGTGGATGTACTTCATTTCCATGGTCATCCTGGGCGCCTTCTTCGTGATGAACCTGATTCTCGGTGTGTTGTCCGGTGAGTTCTCCAAGGAGCGTAACAAGGCCAAGAATCGCGGTGACTTCCAGAAGCTGCGAGAAAAGCAGCAAATCGAAGAGGATCTTCGGGGCTATCTGGATTGGATTACCCAAGCCGAGGACATCGAGCCGGATGCCGTGGGTGGCCTGATATCCGATGGCAAGGGCAAGCAGCCCAACGAAACGGACTCCGCCGAGAACCTGGGCGAGGAAACGCCTGAGGTTCAGTTGACTGAATCACGTTGGCGTAAAATGAAAAAGGACTTCGATAGGGTCAATAGACGAATGCGCCGAGCCTGCCGCAAGGCGGTCAAATCCCAGGCATTCTACTGGCTCATCATTGTTTTGGTGTTCCTCAACACTGGTGTACTGGCCACAGAGCACTATGGGCAACTTGATTGGCTGGATAGATTCCAGG aATACACCAATATGTTCTTCATCGGTCTCTTTACCTGTGAAATGTTATTGAAGATGTACAGTCTGGGCTTTCAGGGCTACTTCGTTTCACTGTTCAATCGTTTCGATTGTTTTGTGGTGATTGGCAGTATAACAGAAACCTTGTTGACCAACACTGGAATGATGCCTCCTTTGGGCGTCTCCGTGTTGCGATGTGTGCGTCTGCTGAGAGTCTTCAAAGTAACCAA GTACTGGCGATCTCTTTCCAATCTCGTTGCTTCCCTATTAAACTCTATACAATCGATTGCTTCGCTTCTCTTACTGCTCTTCCTCTTTATTGTGATATTTGCTCTGTTGGGTATGCAAGTCTTTGGTGgcaaatttaattctaaacCCAATGAGGAAAAGTATCGAATGAATTTCGACTGCTTCTGGCAAGCTCTACTCACAGTCTTTCAG ATCATGACTGGTGAAGATTGGAATACTGTGATGTACGAGGGCATCAAAGCCTATGGCGGTGTGTCCTCTTATGGTGCCTTGGCCTGTATTtactttataattttattcatATGCGGTAACTATATCCTGCTGAACGTGTTCTTGGCCATTGCTGTGGATAATTTGGCCGATGCCGACTCACTGTCCGATGTTGAAAAGGAAGAGGAACCT CATGATGAATCAGCCCAGAAGAGGTCCCACAGTCCCACTCCAACCATTGATGGCATGGATGATCATCTTAGCATAGATATTGATATGGAGCAACAGGAACTGGATGACGAAGACAAAAT GGACCATGAGACCTTATCCGATGAGGAAGTTCGTGAGATGTGCGAGGAGGAAGAAGAAG ACTCCAATTCCGAAGTGTCAGCACGTGTCACTGCACGACCCAGACGATTATCCGAGGTCAGCATGAAGAAGACTAAAAAGCCCATCCCGCGAGGCAGTGCCTTTTTCATTTTCAGTTACACGAACAG ATTCCGCGTCTTCTGCCATTGGCTTTGCAATCACGGCAATTTCGGCAACATCATCTTGTGTTGCATTATGTTTTCGTCCGCTATGTTGGCAGCAGAGAATCCTCTGAGAGCCAACGATGAACTGAATAAA GTGCTCAATaaatttgattattttttcacGGCAGTTTTCACAATAGAACTGATTCTGAAATTGATTTCATACGGCTTCGTATTACACGACGGAGCCTTTTGCAGATCCGCATTTAATCTGTTAGATTTACTTGTGGTCTGCGTGTCATTAATATCTCTAGTGTCCAG TTCGAATGCGATTTCAGTCGTGAAAATTCTACGTGTGCTCCGTGTTTTAAGGCCACTCAGAGCTATTAATCGTGCCAAGGGTCTCAAG CATGTTGTTCAATGTGTCATAGTCGCTGTTAAGACTATTGGAAATATTGTGCTCGTCACATGCCTACTGCAGTTCATGTTTGCCGTAATAGGAGTCCAATTGTTTAAG GGTAAATTTTTCAAGTGCTCTGATGGTTCCAAAATGAAGCAAGAGGATTGCTA CGGCACTTATCTGGTCTATGAGGAGGGTGATGTTCACAAACCGCGACTTAAGGAACGGGAATGGAGCAACAATCGGTTCCACTTTGACGATGTGGCCAAGGGCATGTTGACCCTTTTCACGGTATCCACCTTTGAGGGTTGGCCAGG ATTGCTGTACGTTTCAATCGATTCGAATGAGGAAAACGGCGGTCCAATACACAACTTCCGTCCGATCGTAGCTGCCTACTATATAATCTACATCATTATTATTGCCTTCTTCATGGTGAACATATTCGTCGGTTTCGTTATTGTCACCTTTCAAAACGAGGGTGAACAGGAGTATAAAAATTGTGATCTGGATAAGAACCAGCGTAATTGCATAGAATTTGCTTTGAAAGCGAAGCCTGTTAGGCGCTATATACCGAAGCATGGTATACAATACAAGGTCTGGTGGTTCGTCACATCATCATCCTTTGAGTACACCATATTCATACTGATCATGATAAATACGGTAACGCTGGCCATGAAGTTCTATAATCAGCCGTTGTGGTACACGGAACTTTTGGATGCCTTGAATATGATATTTACGGCGGTCTTTGCCCTAGAGTTTGTTTTCAAACTAGCCGCATTTCGATTTAAG AACTACTTTGGTGATGCCTGGAACGTTTTCGATTTTATCATTGTCTTGGGCAGTTTTATAGATATTGTCTACTCTGAAATTAAG AGCAAGGATGCTTCTCAGAAACCTGAATGCGACATTGTAGAGGACTGTAAAGCCACCAAGAAATCT GCTGGTTCAAATCTAATATCAATTAATTTCTTCCGACTGTTTCGTGTCATGCGACTTGTGAAGCTTCTGAGCAAAGGCGAAGGCATTCGAACATTACTTTGGACTTTTATCAAATCTTTCCAGGCCCTGCCCTATGTAGCCCTACTAATTGTGCTTCTATTCTTTATCTACGCAGTGGTGGGGATGCAA gtTTTTGGCAAAATTGCTCTGGATGGTGGTAACTCCATAACGGAAAACAACAACTTCCAGACCTTTCAACAAGCCGTGCTCGTACTATTTCGATCGGCCACAGGAGAAGCTTGGCAGGATATTATGATGTCCTGCTCGGCCCAACCGGATGTCAAATGCGACATGGAGTCAGATACGCCTGGCGATGCGTGCGGCTCCTCAATAGCCTATCCCTACTTCATTTCCTTTTATGTTCTCTGCTCGTTTTTG ATCATTAATCTTTTTGTGGCCGTCATTATGGACAACTTTGACTATTTGACGCGCGATTGGTCCATTTTGGGACCACATCACCTGGACGAGTTTATTCGCCTTTGGAGCGAATACGATCCGGATGCCAAGGGACGCATCAAACACTTGGATGTGGTCACATTGCTGAGAAAGATCTCGCCGCCACTCGGCTTTGGAAAGCTGTGTCCTCATCGAATGGCCTGCAAACGACTGGTCTCCATGAACATGCCCCTCAATTCCGATGGAACTGTTCTGTTCAATGCCACATTATTTGCCGTGGTCCGCACATCGCTGAGCATTAAGACCGATGGCAACATCGATGATGCCAACTCCGAGTTGCGGGCCACAATCAAGCAGATCTGGAAGCGAACCAATCCGAAGCTCCTTGATCAGGTGGTTCCGCCACCGGGCAACGATGACGAGGTGACCGTCGGCAAGTTCTATGCCACATATCTGATTCAGGACTACTTCCGACGGTTCAAGAAGCGCAAGGAGCAGGAGGGCAAGGAGGGTCATCCGGACAGCAATACTGTCACTCTGCAGGCCGGTCTGCGAACCCTGCACGAGGTGTCCCCAGCTCTCAAGAGGGCCATTTCCGGTAATCTCGATGAGCTGGATCAGGAGCCGGAACCGATGCATCGA CGCCACCACACGCTTTTTGGCAGCGTATGGTCATCGATCCGGCGGCACGGGAACGGAACCTTCCGGCGGAGCGCCAAGGCGACGGCCTCGCAGAGCAACGGTGCCCTGGCGATCGGCGGATCTGCGTCGGCGGCCATGGGCGTGGGTGGTAGTACCATGGTCCTGGGGAGCGGGGATCCCGCTGGCGGCGACTATCTGTACGACACCCTGAACCGCAGTGTGGCCGATGGGGTGAACAATATCACGCGGAACATAATGCAGGCCCGATTGGCGGCGGCCGGAAAGCTGCAGGACGAACTGCAGGGTACCGGAAGTGGCGGGGAGCTAAGGACTTTCGGCGAGAGCATCTCCATGCGACCGCTGGCCAAAAACGGAGGCGGTGCGGCCACTGTGGCCGGAACCCTGCCCCCCGAGGCTAATGCCATTAACTATGA CAACCGCAATCGTGGTATTTTATTGCATCCATATAACAATG TCTACGCACCCAATGGTGCTATTCCTGGCCACGAACGCATGATCCAATCGACACCAGCTAGTCCCTACGATCAGCGTCGTTTACCAACTTCATCTGATATGAACGGCCTAGCCGAGTCATTGATTGGAGGG GTACTCGCCGCTGAGGGACTGGGTAAATACTGTGACTCCGAATTTGTGGGGACTGCTGCGCGGGAGATGCGCGAGGCGCTGGACATGACGCCCGAGGAAATGAACCTGGCCGCCCACCAGATCCTCTCGAACGAGCACTCGCTGAGCCTGATTGGCAGCAGCAATGGCAGCATCTTTGGCGGATCCGCCAGCGGGCTCGTTGGGGCAGGGGGAGGGATGGGTGGTGGCAGCAGCATTCGCAACGCCTTCGGCGGAAGCGGAAGTGGTCCGTCCTCGCTGTCGCCGCAACATCAGCCATATTCGGGCACTCTGAATTCACCACCGATTCCGGATAATCGTCTGAGACGTGTTGCCACAGTCACGACCacaaacaataacaataagtCCCAACTTAGCCAAAACAATTCGAGTAGCTTAAATGGTAGAGCTAATGCCAATAGCCAAATGAATCAAATGAACCAAATGTCACCAAGTGCACAACAAATGCAGCAACAATCGCCCCAAAGAGGTCAGGGCAACCAGGCCTTCTCCTCATAG